A single Dechloromonas denitrificans DNA region contains:
- a CDS encoding YajD family HNH nuclease, which produces MKAIDHNRLDKLVLDARKNADARAEGYRERALKIYPWICGRCTREFTVTNLRELTVHHRDHNHDNNPADGSNWELLCIYCHDNEHQKQIEADRGYTDTSSARGGGATHNPFAALQDLLKENKQ; this is translated from the coding sequence ATGAAAGCCATCGACCACAACCGACTCGACAAACTGGTTCTCGATGCTCGCAAGAATGCCGATGCCCGGGCCGAAGGTTACCGCGAACGCGCCCTGAAGATCTATCCGTGGATCTGCGGCCGCTGCACCCGCGAATTCACCGTGACCAACCTGCGCGAACTGACCGTGCACCACCGTGACCACAACCACGACAACAACCCGGCCGACGGTAGCAACTGGGAACTGCTCTGCATCTATTGCCACGACAACGAGCATCAGAAACAGATCGAGGCCGATCGCGGCTATACCGATACCAGTTCGGCCCGCGGCGGTGGCGCGACGCACAACCCGTTCGCCGCGCTGCAAGACTTGCTCAAGGAAAACAAGCAGTGA
- a CDS encoding secondary thiamine-phosphate synthase enzyme YjbQ produces MSEQHHLTFNTHGRGAVEITDDIAATVRSSALAVGVAHVFVRHTSCGLAITENADGSVRRDLETLMQRWAPDGDPDYHHDLEGDDDMAAHARSLLTGTSVSVPFADGRLQIGTWQGIYLFEHRTRGHRREIVVTLLG; encoded by the coding sequence GTGAGCGAACAGCATCATCTCACCTTCAACACGCATGGCCGCGGCGCGGTCGAGATAACCGACGACATTGCCGCCACCGTGCGCAGTTCGGCGCTGGCCGTCGGCGTCGCCCACGTTTTCGTTCGCCACACCAGCTGCGGCCTGGCGATTACCGAAAACGCCGACGGCAGCGTCCGGCGCGACCTGGAAACCCTGATGCAACGCTGGGCGCCCGATGGCGACCCGGATTATCACCACGACCTGGAAGGCGACGACGACATGGCGGCGCATGCCCGTTCGTTGCTCACCGGCACCTCGGTAAGCGTTCCCTTCGCCGATGGCCGGTTGCAGATCGGCACCTGGCAGGGCATCTATCTGTTCGAGCACCGCACCCGCGGCCATCGCCGCGAAATCGTCGTCACCCTGCTCGGCTGA
- a CDS encoding PepSY domain-containing protein, producing the protein MSIRRILFLGHRWLGIALCLFMALWFVSGIVMLYVGYPKLSSSERLHSLSALAGDSCCRSPAEAQAALPKDFGLRSLRLTSIAGKPFYIAGAGKQRFAAVDAEDGRLVSAVDEPMALAAARAFALAATVVGSERLDEDAWTHSRAMDGHRPLFRVEMVGDGLKYLYVSGTTGEVVRDVSLTESRWNWLGAWLHWLYPLRGGGLDRWWTEIVIYTSLAATVLTLSGMLIGLLRWRKTPYRHGSRSPYRNKLMRWHHWLGLGFGLLALTWIASGLFSMNPWKIFTSGAARPVEQQWSAGLNMPESAVGDLLACFRRAGFEPAEIEWWLFGKELLIQARTADGSRLARSDGECRPFATLSVDELERQGAAAMPTAQLIETRVQNDYDWHYYGRAPHTMAGHVDKPLPVVVLRFDDPHGTWLYLDPRSGRTVLRLDSHLRAKRWLFSLFHSWDWLPLLDRRPLWDSMLIITSLGGLAISLSGVVLGWRRLRRG; encoded by the coding sequence ATGAGCATTCGGCGCATTCTCTTCCTTGGTCACCGCTGGCTGGGCATCGCCTTGTGCCTGTTCATGGCCTTGTGGTTCGTCTCCGGCATCGTGATGCTTTATGTCGGCTACCCCAAACTGAGCAGCAGCGAGCGCTTGCACAGCCTGTCCGCCCTGGCCGGCGACTCCTGCTGTCGCTCGCCGGCCGAGGCCCAGGCGGCCTTGCCGAAGGATTTCGGCCTGCGTTCATTGCGCTTGACGTCGATTGCCGGCAAGCCGTTTTACATCGCGGGTGCCGGCAAACAGCGCTTTGCTGCGGTCGACGCCGAAGATGGCCGGCTTGTCTCGGCGGTCGATGAGCCGATGGCGCTTGCCGCGGCGCGTGCTTTTGCCCTCGCCGCAACAGTGGTCGGCAGCGAACGGCTGGACGAGGATGCATGGACCCATTCGCGGGCAATGGATGGGCACCGGCCGCTGTTCCGGGTCGAAATGGTCGGCGACGGGCTGAAATACCTCTACGTTTCGGGCACCACCGGCGAGGTGGTGCGCGACGTCAGCCTGACCGAAAGTCGCTGGAACTGGCTGGGCGCCTGGTTGCACTGGCTGTATCCGCTGCGCGGCGGGGGGCTCGATCGGTGGTGGACGGAAATCGTCATCTACACCTCGCTCGCCGCGACCGTGCTGACCTTGAGCGGCATGCTGATCGGCCTGCTGCGCTGGCGGAAAACGCCGTATCGGCACGGCAGTCGCAGCCCCTATCGCAACAAGCTGATGCGCTGGCATCACTGGTTGGGGCTCGGCTTCGGCCTGCTGGCCCTGACCTGGATCGCCAGCGGCCTGTTTTCAATGAATCCGTGGAAAATTTTCACCTCTGGTGCGGCCCGGCCTGTCGAGCAGCAGTGGTCGGCCGGCCTGAACATGCCGGAATCGGCGGTGGGCGACTTGCTCGCGTGTTTCCGGCGGGCTGGCTTTGAACCGGCCGAGATCGAGTGGTGGCTGTTCGGCAAGGAGCTGCTGATTCAGGCCCGCACTGCCGACGGCAGTCGTCTGGCCCGTAGCGACGGTGAATGCCGGCCATTCGCGACGCTAAGCGTCGATGAACTGGAGCGGCAGGGCGCCGCCGCGATGCCGACGGCGCAGCTGATCGAAACGCGCGTCCAGAACGACTACGACTGGCACTACTACGGTCGGGCGCCGCATACCATGGCCGGACACGTGGACAAGCCCTTGCCGGTGGTCGTGCTGCGCTTCGACGATCCGCATGGAACCTGGCTCTATCTCGATCCGCGCAGCGGCCGGACAGTGCTCCGCCTGGACAGTCATCTGCGGGCTAAGCGCTGGCTGTTCTCCCTTTTTCACAGCTGGGACTGGTTGCCCCTGCTCGACCGCCGCCCGCTGTGGGACAGCATGCTGATCATCACCAGCCTGGGTGGCCTGGCGATCAGTTTGAGCGGCGTCGTGCTCGGCTGGCGTCGTCTGCGCCGCGGCTGA
- a CDS encoding TonB-dependent receptor, which produces MSSAVTAKSFPFTPLALSILGLFPVEAWSVAETPKELSEVVVSAQADSSPVGLEKKSTTASRLGLSVRETPATVTVIDRELLEQRGIETTQEALKSVPGITTSSAPGAPGSVLYRGFSGGSITQLFNGITVQYDVIAARPVDSWIYDQVEAIGGPSTFMFGAGAVGGSINYLTKQANRDGDLTEFKAGYGSYQSTQLAAGANRRLGDSHYLRLDVNRNSMDGWSDDSKREAWQLAGSWLWDLTPTLSHTLAVEYQNERVDRPYWGTPLLRPVSGRIAIDDDTRFKNYNAHDGRYEQTVRWARSIVEYKAADSLRLRNTFYHYDALRDYQNVETYAFNASNTAVTRSNALLQRHDQDLNGNRVEFSWDSSLGSLPSAWAGGFDYSVNKQTRFPLSVAGPFGTVDPYSFSTAGFFSLPGVSATYTPDRSNKVTTLALFLENRTRFTERLALLSGLRRDEIDLEVTNHRAVSASNPAYFKRTYSPLTGRLALTYDLTPNANVYVQYSTAADPPAGILTTAIFTQVRDFDLTTGKQWELGSKFSFADGRGAGTVAYYEITRKNIAVSDPNNPGTTIPVGQQSSRGIELTGAYRIASGLQVAGNVSLVAAEYDDFTETVSGVAVSRAGNRPSNIPKRVGNLWLTYAPMANWEIGADLRHVSSRYADTGNTVSDGAYNLFGAFVSYRLNRTTKITARGKNLGDEIYAENLSGTNMAYLGAPRTFDISIQTGF; this is translated from the coding sequence ATGTCATCAGCAGTTACCGCCAAATCCTTTCCCTTCACGCCGCTGGCCCTGTCCATTCTTGGCCTGTTTCCGGTCGAGGCCTGGTCTGTCGCGGAAACGCCCAAGGAACTGTCGGAGGTTGTCGTTTCCGCTCAGGCCGACAGCAGTCCGGTCGGTCTGGAGAAAAAAAGCACGACGGCCAGCCGCCTTGGGCTTTCGGTTCGCGAGACGCCGGCCACGGTCACCGTCATCGACCGCGAACTGCTTGAGCAGCGCGGCATCGAGACGACGCAGGAAGCCTTGAAAAGCGTTCCCGGCATCACCACCTCGTCGGCCCCGGGGGCGCCGGGATCGGTGCTCTATCGCGGTTTTTCCGGCGGCAGCATCACCCAGTTGTTCAACGGCATCACGGTGCAGTACGACGTGATTGCGGCCCGCCCGGTCGATAGCTGGATCTACGATCAGGTCGAAGCCATCGGCGGACCGTCCACCTTCATGTTCGGCGCCGGTGCGGTCGGCGGCTCGATCAACTACCTCACCAAACAGGCCAATCGTGATGGTGACCTGACTGAATTCAAGGCCGGCTATGGCAGCTATCAATCCACCCAGCTCGCCGCCGGTGCCAATCGCCGGCTGGGCGACAGCCATTACCTGCGCCTTGACGTCAATCGCAACAGCATGGATGGCTGGAGCGACGACAGCAAACGCGAGGCTTGGCAACTGGCTGGTTCCTGGCTGTGGGATCTGACGCCGACGCTCAGCCATACGCTGGCTGTCGAATACCAGAACGAGCGCGTCGACCGGCCGTACTGGGGAACGCCATTGCTGCGTCCGGTTTCCGGCCGGATCGCCATTGACGACGATACGCGCTTCAAGAATTACAACGCCCATGACGGCCGTTATGAACAGACGGTGCGCTGGGCTCGTTCGATCGTCGAATACAAGGCGGCCGACAGTCTGCGCCTGCGCAATACCTTCTATCACTACGATGCGCTGCGCGACTACCAGAACGTCGAAACCTATGCCTTCAATGCCAGCAATACCGCCGTCACCCGGTCGAATGCCTTGCTGCAACGGCATGATCAGGATCTGAACGGCAATCGCGTCGAGTTCAGCTGGGACAGTTCGCTGGGCAGTTTGCCGAGCGCCTGGGCCGGTGGCTTCGATTACAGCGTGAACAAGCAGACGCGGTTTCCGTTGTCGGTGGCGGGGCCGTTCGGCACCGTCGATCCTTACAGCTTTTCGACCGCCGGTTTCTTCAGTCTGCCCGGGGTGAGTGCAACCTATACGCCGGACCGCAGCAACAAGGTCACGACCTTGGCGCTGTTCCTCGAAAACCGCACCCGTTTTACCGAGCGCCTGGCGCTGCTCAGTGGTCTCCGACGCGACGAAATCGATCTTGAAGTGACCAATCATCGTGCTGTCAGTGCGAGCAACCCGGCCTATTTCAAGCGCACCTACAGTCCGCTGACCGGGCGCCTGGCCCTGACCTACGATCTGACGCCGAATGCCAATGTTTATGTCCAGTACAGCACCGCGGCCGATCCGCCGGCCGGCATCCTGACCACGGCGATCTTTACCCAGGTTCGCGATTTCGATCTGACGACCGGCAAGCAATGGGAACTGGGCAGCAAGTTCAGTTTCGCTGACGGGCGGGGGGCGGGTACCGTGGCCTATTACGAAATCACCCGCAAGAACATCGCGGTCAGCGATCCAAACAATCCCGGAACGACGATCCCGGTTGGTCAGCAGTCGTCGCGCGGCATCGAGCTGACCGGGGCTTACCGCATTGCTTCCGGTTTGCAGGTGGCCGGCAATGTTTCGCTGGTCGCTGCCGAGTATGACGACTTCACCGAGACGGTGAGTGGGGTCGCCGTTTCGCGGGCCGGCAATCGGCCGAGCAATATCCCGAAGCGGGTCGGCAATTTGTGGCTGACCTATGCGCCGATGGCCAACTGGGAAATCGGGGCCGATCTCCGTCACGTCTCGTCGCGCTATGCCGATACCGGCAATACGGTCAGTGACGGGGCCTACAACCTGTTCGGCGCTTTCGTCAGTTATCGCCTGAACCGGACGACCAAAATCACGGCCCGCGGCAAGAACCTGGGCGACGAAATCTATGCCGAGAACCTGTCGGGAACGAACATGGCTTATCTCGGCGCGCCGCGCACTTTCGACATTTCCATCCAGACCGGCTTCTGA
- a CDS encoding serine endopeptidase, which translates to MSKALRLSEKWFRFGLWLVAIVFASFLIGLGGTIVQNLPQVEHRYTLEDFIDKPLAEQTRAVIRQTQKTRQDAQENLDQSRLKLNAARANSATARDTFSNWLATRHATKQADQDPELIARTQELDGLKAAERKSLARVEAEQQILLDAQQAEAHAQTRLRELERAAGEKLTSELRSQELRVFLYRLTLTLPLLGIAGWLFARKRKSTYWPFVWGFIYFALFAFFVELVPYLPSYGGYVRYVVGIVITVLVGRQAIVSLNRYLEKQKLAEAMPDVERRKELSYDTALARLAKKVCPGCERSVDLANTAIDYCPHCGICLFDHCAQCQERKSAFARFCHACGAPARDKGEA; encoded by the coding sequence ATGAGCAAGGCGTTGCGTCTTTCGGAAAAATGGTTCCGCTTCGGTCTGTGGCTTGTCGCCATCGTCTTCGCCAGCTTCCTGATCGGGCTGGGCGGGACGATCGTGCAGAACCTGCCGCAGGTCGAACACCGCTACACGCTGGAAGATTTCATCGACAAGCCGCTTGCCGAGCAGACGCGGGCGGTCATCCGGCAAACGCAGAAAACCCGCCAGGATGCCCAGGAAAACCTCGATCAGAGCCGCCTGAAGCTCAATGCCGCGCGGGCCAATTCGGCGACGGCGCGTGACACCTTCAGCAACTGGTTGGCCACCCGGCATGCCACCAAGCAGGCCGATCAGGACCCGGAACTGATCGCCCGCACTCAGGAACTCGACGGCCTGAAAGCGGCCGAGCGCAAGTCGCTGGCCAGGGTCGAGGCCGAACAGCAAATCCTGCTCGATGCGCAGCAGGCCGAGGCCCACGCCCAGACCCGGCTGCGCGAACTAGAGCGGGCGGCTGGCGAAAAGCTGACGAGCGAACTGCGCAGCCAGGAACTGCGGGTCTTTCTTTACCGCCTGACGCTGACCCTGCCGCTGCTCGGCATCGCCGGCTGGTTGTTCGCGAGGAAGCGGAAGAGCACCTACTGGCCGTTTGTCTGGGGCTTCATCTACTTTGCGCTGTTCGCCTTCTTTGTCGAACTGGTGCCTTATCTGCCGAGTTACGGCGGCTATGTCCGCTACGTCGTCGGCATCGTGATCACCGTGCTGGTCGGCCGGCAGGCCATCGTTTCGCTGAACCGCTACCTGGAAAAGCAGAAGCTGGCCGAGGCCATGCCCGATGTCGAACGACGCAAGGAACTGAGCTACGACACGGCGCTCGCCCGGCTGGCCAAGAAGGTTTGCCCGGGCTGCGAGCGGTCGGTCGATCTGGCCAACACCGCGATCGACTATTGCCCGCATTGCGGCATCTGCCTGTTCGACCATTGCGCCCAGTGCCAGGAGCGCAAGAGTGCCTTCGCCCGCTTCTGCCATGCCTGTGGCGCGCCGGCGCGCGACAAGGGCGAGGCCTGA
- a CDS encoding DUF808 domain-containing protein, with the protein MAGASLLALIDDIATILDDVALMTKVAAKKTAGVLGDDLALNAQQVSGVRAERELPVVWAVAVGSLKNKLILVPSALAISAFIPWAVTPLLMLGGFYLCLEGVEKLAHKWLHGAAEDAAAHAAEVAALADENVDMAAFEADKIKGAIRTDFVLSAEIIVIALGTVAGQPFASQVTVLAGIGLIMTVGVYGIVAGIVKMDDLGLYLLEKGNGLARTVGKGLLLAAPQLMKALTVIGTVAMFMVGGGILAHGIPPVHHGIEQIAAAAGLLGGVIGLALDVAVGMVGGALALLLVKGVARAVAVFKGGKS; encoded by the coding sequence ATGGCCGGAGCCAGCCTGCTCGCCCTGATCGATGATATCGCGACCATCCTCGACGACGTGGCCCTGATGACCAAGGTTGCCGCCAAGAAGACCGCCGGCGTGCTGGGCGACGACCTGGCCCTGAATGCCCAGCAGGTCTCCGGCGTCCGGGCCGAGCGCGAATTGCCGGTGGTCTGGGCGGTCGCCGTCGGTTCGCTGAAGAACAAGCTAATCCTGGTGCCGTCGGCGCTGGCGATCAGCGCCTTCATTCCGTGGGCGGTGACGCCGCTGCTGATGCTCGGTGGCTTCTACCTGTGCTTGGAAGGCGTCGAGAAACTGGCGCACAAATGGCTGCACGGCGCCGCTGAGGATGCTGCGGCGCATGCCGCCGAAGTCGCCGCACTGGCCGATGAAAATGTCGATATGGCGGCCTTCGAGGCCGACAAGATCAAGGGCGCCATCCGCACTGACTTCGTGCTCTCGGCGGAAATCATCGTCATTGCGCTGGGCACCGTGGCCGGCCAACCATTCGCATCGCAGGTGACGGTGCTGGCCGGCATCGGCCTGATCATGACCGTCGGGGTTTATGGCATCGTCGCCGGCATCGTCAAGATGGACGACCTCGGGCTGTATTTGCTGGAAAAGGGCAACGGGCTGGCGCGAACCGTCGGCAAGGGCCTGCTGCTTGCCGCGCCGCAGCTGATGAAGGCGCTGACGGTGATCGGCACGGTGGCGATGTTCATGGTCGGCGGCGGCATCCTGGCGCACGGCATTCCGCCGGTCCATCACGGCATCGAGCAGATCGCCGCAGCGGCTGGCCTGCTGGGTGGCGTCATCGGGCTGGCGCTCGACGTCGCGGTCGGCATGGTTGGCGGCGCTCTGGCGCTGCTGTTGGTCAAGGGCGTTGCCCGGGCCGTCGCGGTCTTCAAAGGGGGTAAGTCATGA
- a CDS encoding PHB depolymerase family esterase → MTIHSHPAPAFALALLLLASSVAAAPPLPGLAANTSEVTVSGISSGAYMAVQFQVAYSSLVRGAGILAGGPYYCAKDSVNRALGNCMEPVGKEAPPSADETLKTIRQLAESGKIDPLKDLRDDRVWLLAGGQDKTVDAVVMDSLAAFYRTTLPESAIRYVKLPDAGHAMISVADPKANACDTSKPPFINRCQDFDAAGQLLTHLLGPLQPAAAPPAGEIIAFDQAPFIKGLPIDASLAKEGYAFVPTSCRGGGCRVHVAFHGCRQSAGEIGRRFVEGAGYNGWAASNRLIVLYPQTTTRNGFAFWSFKWLLNPKGCWDWWGYSGSDYHTRDGLQMHAVRAMIDGLGAPAKP, encoded by the coding sequence ATGACTATCCATTCCCATCCGGCGCCCGCCTTCGCCCTTGCGCTGCTGCTTCTGGCCAGCAGCGTTGCCGCCGCCCCGCCACTTCCCGGGCTGGCCGCCAACACCTCGGAGGTGACCGTTTCCGGGATTTCTTCCGGCGCCTACATGGCGGTGCAGTTTCAGGTCGCCTATTCGAGCCTGGTGCGCGGCGCCGGCATTCTTGCCGGCGGTCCCTATTACTGCGCCAAAGACTCGGTCAACCGGGCGCTCGGCAACTGCATGGAACCGGTCGGCAAGGAAGCGCCGCCAAGCGCCGATGAAACACTGAAGACCATCCGGCAACTGGCCGAGTCGGGCAAGATCGATCCGCTCAAGGATCTGCGCGACGACCGGGTCTGGCTGCTCGCCGGCGGCCAGGACAAGACGGTGGACGCGGTGGTGATGGATTCCCTCGCCGCCTTCTACCGCACCACGCTGCCCGAGTCGGCAATCCGCTACGTCAAGCTGCCGGATGCCGGCCACGCGATGATTTCGGTCGCCGACCCCAAGGCCAATGCCTGCGATACTTCCAAGCCGCCGTTCATCAACCGTTGCCAGGATTTCGATGCCGCCGGCCAGTTGCTGACCCATCTGCTCGGCCCGCTGCAACCGGCCGCCGCGCCGCCGGCCGGCGAAATCATTGCCTTCGATCAGGCGCCCTTCATCAAGGGCCTGCCGATCGATGCCAGCCTCGCCAAGGAAGGTTACGCCTTCGTCCCGACCAGCTGTCGCGGCGGCGGCTGCCGCGTCCATGTGGCGTTCCACGGCTGCCGCCAGAGTGCCGGCGAAATCGGCCGACGCTTCGTCGAAGGCGCCGGTTACAACGGCTGGGCCGCCAGCAATCGCCTGATCGTGCTCTATCCGCAAACCACGACGCGCAACGGCTTCGCCTTCTGGTCCTTTAAGTGGCTGCTCAACCCGAAAGGCTGCTGGGACTGGTGGGGTTATTCCGGCAGCGATTACCACACCCGCGACGGCCTCCAGATGCACGCCGTACGCGCCATGATCGATGGCCTGGGCGCACCGGCCAAACCCTAA
- the parE gene encoding DNA topoisomerase IV subunit B, producing the protein MSDYSASSIRVLKDLEPVKERPGMYTRTTCPTHIIQEVIDNAADEALAGFAKKIGVIVRADGVIEVSDNGRGIPVEIHPEEGKPAVELVFCKLHAGGKFNKKDAGNAYRFSGGLHGVGVSVTNALSTRLEVEIKRGGGVYRIAFGAGFVVEELARIGDCGQRNTGTTVRISPDPKYFDSPKINLGQLEHLLRSKAVLMPNVTVELDIEGQEKKVWCYQNGMADYLAEMMVGQPVAPIFVSEKYVETANGFAIGEGATWALAWFEEGGGKPESYVNLIPTLDGGTHEAGLKAGVFEAIKTFAEHHAILPAKVKLAQEDVCGRMTYLLSAKVLDPQFQGQTKEKLTSRDAYKLVSQMVRDPFELWLNSHAEYGKKIAELAVKAAQNRMKSTQKVEKKKSSGIATLPGKLTDCESDDISRNEVFLVEGDSAGGSAKQGRDKETQAVLPLRGKVLNTWEVDRDQLFKNNEVHDISVAVGVDPHGIEQIGTVDVSGLRYGRIIVMSDADVDGSHIQVLLFTLFLKHFPALVERGHIHVAQPPLFRVDVEARGHTRKVYCLDEAEKEQTLTKLRDEGVSENKITVSRFKGLGEMNPDQLWETTLCPDTRRLVPFQASRETIKEMTATFTLLMGKGEAAGRRAWMEKDGGLVEADV; encoded by the coding sequence ATGTCCGACTACTCAGCCTCCTCCATCCGCGTCCTGAAAGACCTTGAACCCGTCAAGGAACGTCCTGGCATGTACACCAGGACAACCTGTCCGACCCACATCATTCAGGAAGTCATCGACAATGCGGCCGACGAGGCGCTGGCCGGCTTCGCCAAGAAAATCGGCGTCATCGTCCGGGCCGACGGGGTGATCGAAGTCAGCGATAACGGCCGCGGCATCCCGGTTGAAATCCACCCGGAAGAAGGCAAGCCGGCGGTCGAGCTGGTTTTCTGCAAGCTGCACGCCGGCGGCAAGTTCAACAAGAAGGACGCCGGCAACGCCTACCGTTTTTCCGGCGGCCTGCACGGCGTCGGCGTGTCGGTGACCAATGCCCTGTCGACCCGGCTGGAAGTTGAAATCAAGCGCGGCGGTGGGGTCTACCGCATCGCCTTCGGGGCCGGCTTCGTCGTCGAAGAACTGGCCCGGATCGGCGACTGCGGCCAGCGCAATACCGGGACCACGGTGCGCATCTCGCCCGACCCGAAGTATTTCGACTCGCCGAAGATCAACCTTGGCCAGCTTGAGCATCTGCTGCGCTCGAAGGCCGTGCTGATGCCGAATGTCACGGTCGAACTGGACATCGAAGGCCAGGAAAAGAAGGTCTGGTGCTACCAGAACGGCATGGCCGATTATCTGGCAGAAATGATGGTCGGCCAGCCGGTGGCGCCGATTTTCGTCAGCGAAAAATACGTCGAGACGGCCAATGGCTTCGCCATCGGCGAAGGCGCCACCTGGGCCCTGGCCTGGTTCGAGGAAGGCGGCGGCAAGCCGGAATCCTACGTCAACCTGATCCCGACGCTGGACGGCGGCACCCATGAAGCCGGCCTGAAAGCCGGCGTCTTCGAGGCGATCAAGACTTTCGCCGAACACCACGCCATCCTGCCGGCGAAAGTCAAGCTGGCGCAGGAAGACGTCTGCGGCCGGATGACCTATTTGCTGTCGGCCAAGGTGCTCGACCCGCAGTTCCAGGGCCAGACCAAGGAAAAGCTGACCAGCCGCGACGCCTACAAGCTGGTTTCGCAGATGGTGCGCGACCCGTTCGAGCTGTGGCTGAACAGCCACGCCGAGTACGGCAAGAAGATCGCCGAACTGGCGGTCAAGGCGGCACAGAACCGGATGAAATCGACGCAGAAGGTCGAGAAGAAAAAATCCTCCGGCATCGCCACCCTGCCCGGCAAGCTGACCGACTGCGAATCCGACGACATTTCCCGCAACGAAGTCTTCCTGGTCGAGGGCGATTCGGCCGGCGGCTCGGCTAAACAAGGCCGCGACAAGGAAACCCAGGCGGTGTTGCCGCTGAGGGGCAAGGTGCTGAACACCTGGGAAGTGGATCGCGACCAGTTGTTCAAGAACAACGAAGTGCATGACATTTCCGTGGCGGTCGGCGTAGACCCGCACGGCATCGAACAGATCGGGACGGTCGATGTGTCCGGCCTGCGCTACGGCCGGATCATCGTGATGTCCGATGCCGACGTCGACGGCAGTCACATCCAGGTGCTGCTGTTCACGCTCTTCCTCAAGCACTTCCCGGCCCTGGTCGAGCGCGGCCACATCCACGTCGCCCAGCCGCCGCTGTTCCGCGTCGATGTCGAGGCGCGCGGCCATACCCGCAAGGTCTATTGCCTCGACGAAGCCGAAAAGGAACAGACGCTGACCAAGCTGCGCGACGAAGGCGTTTCGGAAAACAAGATCACCGTCTCGCGCTTCAAGGGCCTCGGCGAAATGAACCCGGACCAGCTGTGGGAAACCACGCTCTGCCCGGATACCCGCCGGCTGGTGCCGTTCCAGGCCAGCCGCGAAACGATCAAGGAAATGACCGCGACTTTCACGCTGCTGATGGGCAAAGGCGAAGCTGCCGGCCGCCGGGCGTGGATGGAGAAGGACGGCGGGCTGGTCGAGGCCGACGTCTAA
- the scpB gene encoding methylmalonyl-CoA decarboxylase has protein sequence MAFIQTSIAEHIGTITLAYQSKRNALSEALITEVSEALREFQAQSVRAAILRAEPGAKVWSAGHSVDELPKGGHDPLGWQDPLRMLIRDIEAFPAPVIALVEGGVWGGACELVFACDMIIATPDSTFAATPAKLGVPYNASGLLTFLNATTPHIAKELLFTGQPMSAARLERQGIINHLVEAEQIEAFSRDMARGIALNSPLAISVMKEQLRILSAAQPLSPNDFERIQGLRRVVYSSRDYSEGIRAFTEKRKPVYLGE, from the coding sequence ATGGCATTCATTCAAACCAGCATTGCCGAGCACATCGGCACCATTACCTTGGCTTACCAGAGCAAGCGCAACGCCCTGTCGGAAGCTCTGATTACCGAGGTTTCCGAGGCGCTGCGCGAGTTTCAGGCGCAATCGGTACGCGCCGCCATCCTGCGGGCCGAGCCGGGGGCCAAGGTCTGGTCGGCCGGGCACAGCGTCGACGAGCTGCCGAAAGGCGGGCACGACCCCTTGGGCTGGCAGGACCCGTTGCGCATGCTGATTCGCGACATCGAGGCTTTTCCCGCGCCGGTCATCGCGCTGGTCGAGGGCGGCGTCTGGGGCGGCGCCTGCGAGCTGGTGTTCGCCTGCGACATGATCATCGCCACGCCGGACTCGACCTTCGCCGCCACGCCGGCCAAGCTGGGCGTCCCCTACAACGCCTCCGGCCTGCTTACCTTCCTCAATGCGACGACCCCGCATATCGCCAAGGAATTGCTGTTTACCGGCCAGCCGATGAGCGCGGCGCGCCTCGAGCGCCAGGGCATCATCAACCATCTGGTCGAGGCCGAGCAGATCGAGGCTTTCTCGCGCGACATGGCTCGCGGCATCGCGCTCAACTCGCCGCTGGCGATCAGCGTGATGAAGGAGCAGCTACGCATCCTGTCGGCCGCCCAGCCGCTCTCGCCGAACGACTTCGAGCGCATCCAGGGCCTGCGCCGGGTGGTTTACAGCAGTCGCGACTACAGCGAGGGCATCCGGGCGTTCACCGAAAAGCGCAAGCCGGTCTATCTCGGCGAGTAA